The window TCGCTCCGGCCCCGCGTGCTCGAGGCCTTCGGCGAGGTGGGCCCGGCGTGGCGAAGCCGCTGGCATGCCTCACCGGACGTGATGATTGACGCGGCCAGCGAGGAGGCCGTTCGCGCCGGGGACTACCAGTTGGTGCTCGGCGAACTGCATTTGTGCAACAGCATCTCCTCGCTCTTCGTGGAACAGCACCCAGCGCCCGAGGAACTCTTCGCGCTCGCGGAGCGGTGTGCCACCGGGGTCGACGTGGTGCCCGTGTTCCCGAAGTCCGAGTGGAGCCAGCGGACGCTGCCGTGCCTCTTCCCGCGAGACAGCCTCTACTACCTCTCCGGGCAGGAGCCGCCGCCCCAGCCGGGCGCTCGCGCGCTCCGCGTGGGGGACATGGTGGTGGAGCGGCGTGACGGCACGCTGGAGGTCCTCGACCGCGTGAGCGGGCGCCGCTTCGACTTGATGGAGTTCATGGCCGTGTTCTTGGAGCAGCGCTGCGCCAGCATCTTCGACCTGGCGCTGGCCGATGACTACTCGCCTCGGGTGACGGTGGATGGCGTGGTCGTCGCCCGTGAGCGCTGGAGCGCGCCTGCTTCCGAGCTGGGCTTCGCCGGACTCACGGACCCGATGACGCAATGGCTGGAGGCCCGGCGTTGGCAGCAGGGACTGGGCATTCCGCGCTTTGCGTTCTTCAAGGTGGCGACGGAGCGCAAGCCGTGCTTCGTGGACTTCGACAGCCCCTTGCTGGTGGAGATGATGGCGAAGCTGGTGCGGCGCACGGCGGAGGAGTCGCCGGCTTCACGCGTCCAGTTCTCGGAGATGCTGCCGGACCCCGAGCACCTCTGGCTCACCGATGCGGCTCAGCGCCGCTACACGAGCGAGCTGCGGCTGGTCTGCGAGATGTCTTGAGCAGCCCGAGGCCTTTCAACGGTTTCACCCTTGTTCATTGAAGGAGCCGTACGCCCATGAGCGCGCCCGAGCCGATTCCCGGCGGACAATTCTCTCCAGAAGTCAAAGCGCTGCACGGTCAGCTTTCCCCTGCCGCCGCTGCGTTCCTGGAGTTCACAAAGCGCGTCCCCGAGGCCCTTTCGCGCCACAAGTTCAAGCCGCATGAGGCGTCGCCGTTCATCACCTATGAGCTGCATGCGTGGCCCACCTTCGTGGAGGGCCCGGTTGCACGACAGATGCGAGAGGTCGCCCCGGCGCTCTGCCAACTCATCAAGCGAGCCCCCCGGCGCCTGCTGGGGGCCACGGATCGCGCGGCGGCGTTCTACGGGCTTCCGCATGAGCGGGCGCACGCGGCGCTCGATGCCCTGGCGCGGACGGATGACGCCCGCGGAGCCATTGGCCGTGGTGACTTCATCCATGACGGCACGGCCTTCAAGTGCGTGGAGTTCAACCTGACCGCGGGTGTCGGGGGCTGGGAGACGGCCATCCACGTCCAACAGGTGCTGGCGCAGCCCGCGATGCAGCGCTTCGCCATGGAGCAACGGCTGCGCGTCCGTCAGCCGCGGACGCTGCGCGATTTCTTCTCCAACGTTGTCGACACCGTGCGGCGCGACGTCAACTGGGAAGGGGAGTGCAACATCGGCATCCTCTTCTCCCCGAGCACCTTGCCGGAAGCAGGCCCGGCGGAGCAGGTGAGCCGGTTCTTCACCGCTCAGCTCCAGGAACTCCTCCAGCCCGAAGGCGCGCGCGGCGAGGTTCTCCTGGCCACCTATGGCTCGGTGGAATCAGAGCCCGGCGCCCACCTCACGCTCCGGGGCAAGCGGCTGCACGCCGTTGTGGAGTACGACGCGCGAGACAGGCTGGCGATGGCGGGAGCGACCTACGTCGCGCAGGCCCAGGCCGCGTTCGATGCCCGGACGGTCAGCCTCCTCAACGGCCCGGCGCAGGATGTGCTCGACGACAAGCGCAACCTCGCGCTGCTCTGGGAGCACGTGACGTCGCCCGCGCTGTCCGAGGCGGAACAGGAGTTGGTGCGCCGGAACGTGCCCTGGTCATGCCGGGTCGAACGGACGCACGTCGAGCGGGACGGGGCGCGGTACCTGGTTCCGGAGCTGCTGGCCTCGCAACGCGAGTCCCTGGTCCTCAAGCCGGGCCGGGACTACGGCGGCGAGTCCGTTCTGGTGGGTGGGACGACCTCCGCCGCGGACTGGGACACGGCCGTGCGCAAGGCGCTCGACGTGGGCGGCTGGGTGGCGCAGGAGCGCGTGCACCCGACGCCCCTCCATACGCTGGGACCGGAAGGCACGGTGGTGCCCTACATCGCCGTCTGGGGGCTCTTCGTGCTCGGAGAGACCTACGGCGGGCACTTCCTCCGCATGTGCCCCATGCGGCGGGGCACTGGCGTGGTGAACGTCGCGCAGGGCGCCATCGTGGGCGCCCTCATCGAACTGGAGTGAGGCCTCGGGGCCGCGTTACTGCTCGCGGTACTCGCGGCCCAGCTTCTGCTGCTTGCGGATGCGGCCCACCGCGCTCAGGGCAATGGAGGGGATGAGCTTCGGGCCCAGCCTGGCCAGCATCGACCAGGTCCACCACCAGTAGTTGGTGGCGATGGCGTCCTCCACCGTGTACACGCGGTGCCACCAGCCGTAGGGCAGGTAGAGAATCTCCCCGGCCTCCAGGACGAAGTCGTAGTCGGGGACAAGGCCGCCGGGGAGCTGGTCCGCCTTGCCCCCGTGGGGCGTCAGGTCGTGGGCGCTCACGACGGACCACGGGTGGCTGAGCTTCGCCGGGCTCAGCTCCGCGTCCCGCTTGGGCGAATACAACTGCCACTGCTTGCGGCCCACCATGACGGCGTGCAGGTTGTGGGCGCGGTCCAGGTGGAGCTGGGTGAAGGTGCCGCGCGGGCCCATGAAGAAGAGCTGCTCGGTGAGCTTGCGCTGGACGGCGTAGTCGTCGAAGCGGACGTCCTGGTGCAGCTCCGGCAGGGTGCGGAACAGGTCATTGCCGATGAGGTAGCCCGGCGTTTCGCCGCCCTTCGCCTTCAGCGTGTCGACGTACTCCTGCATGCTCATCTTCCGCACGCGGCCCACGCGCTCCACGCCGCCCGTGTCCTTGGCGTTGTATTGCAGCCACTCCACGGGGACGCTCACGTCGCGGTACTTCGTGGCGAAGTAGTCGAAGGTCCACCGCTCGGCCGCGGGCCAGCCCTTCATGGCGTCGGTGAGGATGACGGGTTTATTGTTCGCTTCGATGCGCTCGTAGAAGGCCCGGCGGTTGTCGAGCGGCATGCGCTCAGGAACCAGGGGTTCTGCGCCCTTATGGGCGGTGGCGGTGCTCATGGCAGCTCTCCCGGGTGGTGCGTCAGGCCGCGCTCTCGCTCTGGCCCTGAGCCTTCTGCAGGCGCTCGAAGTTGTTGTCGATGCCGTGGCGCACGTCCGCCAGCATGTGGATTTCGAACTCCTGGAACGCGAAGGACGGCCAGGCGCGCAGCAGCGTCAGCAGCGACTCATGCGAGTCGGCGTTGAGGATACAGAGGCCCATCTTCGGGAGGACGTAGTAGGCACAGTCGAAGGTGCCGTCCTGGAGGCGAGCGCCCACCCAGTCACGGACAGCGCGGTTGAGGGCGATGGGGTCCTGGGGCTGGGGGCCCGAAGTGCGATCCTTGACGTAGACGAGGTACTTCATCGGGAAGGCTCCTTTGAAAAGTGGGGTCAGCGAGTCGATGCGGGCCGCAGCCTGGTGAGGCTCCGGCGGATGTTCTGCAGCAGGCCGCGCGGCGTCTGTCGCAGGAAGAAGTGATCCCCCAGGAACGTCTGGGTGGCGAACGGACCGGAGGTGAGCTGGCGCCACGCCTCCGTCGCGTCATCGGGCACGTAGTCGTCGAAGCCGCGGAAGGCGGAGAGCGGGCACGCCAGGATGGGGCCCGGCTTCCACGCGTAGCCCTCGCACACGGCGGTGTCCGCCAGCATGGTGGCGCGCATCAAAGTCAGCAGCTCTTCCGCCATCTCGCCCGACACGGCGCGTGACTCACCCAGGCGCCGGGCTTCGGACGCGTCGATGTCATGGGTGGCCGTGGCCGGTGTGTGGGCCTGGAGCGTGTGCGGCGCCCGGTAGCTGGCGACGAAGAGGTGCAGCGGCGCCGGCAGCCCGCGCTCGCGCAGCGCCCGCGTCAGCTCGTATGCGAGCAGTGCGCCCATGCTGTGTCCGAAGAGGGCGTAGGGCTTGTCCGTGTGCTTGGCCAGCACGTCCACCAGGGGCGCGATGACGTCCGGCAGCGCGCGCAGGGGTGGCTCGCGCAGGCGGTTCTCCCGACCGGGGAGCTGCACCGGGCACACCTCGATGTCTTGTCCCAGCTCCGCCTGCCAGGTGCGGAACAGGGAGGCGCTGCCACCCGCGTGAGGCAGACAGAACAGCCGCACCCAGGACGCCGGTGCGGGGACGTGGAAGGCCAACCAATCCGTCATGACCGCACCTCGCGTCCCTGTCCGCCAACGAGCTTCTGGTACACAGCGAGGTTGGCAGCCACCATGCGCGGCAGGCTGAACAGCTCCACCACGCGTTGCTGGCCGGCGAGCCCCATGCGCCGCGCCCGCTCGCGGTCCTCCAGCAGGTTGAGCTGCGCGGCAGCGAGCGACTCGACGTCCACTTCGCGCGGACCTCCCGGTGCGCCGGGGAGCACGGGGACCAGCAGGCCCGTCTTCTCGTGGTCGACGATTTCCGACGGGCCTCCGGAGCGCGTTGCCACCAGCGGTAGACCGGAGGCCATGGCCTCGATGGCCGTGTAGCCAAAGGGCTCGTAGAGCGAAGGCACCAGCGCCAGATCCGCGATTCGATGGAGCAGCCCGAGCTGCTGGCGTGGCAGTTTGCCCAGCAGCTTGATGCGGTGGCGCAGGTGCGCGTAGCGCTGGGTCAGCGTCTGCACCATCTGCGTGGACTCTCGCGAGTCGGTGCCACCGGCCAGGAGGAAGCGCACGTTGGGGCGCCGTTCGAGCACGCGCTCGGCGGCGGCGAAGATGGCGCTGATGCCCTTCATGGGATGGAGCCGACCCGTGTAGAGGACGACCGGGTCATCCGGCGTGGCCACTGTGGCGCGCAGCCGGGCGTAGTCCTCCGGCGCGTGCGAGGGCTGGAGGAAGGGGCCCGCGTCCATGCCGCAGTGGATGGTGTGCAGCAGCGACGCCGGCATCCCATAGGTCTCCCGGATGAGCTCGCTCATGGAGTCGCTCACCGAGATGACGTTCGTCGACCCGTCGTAGAAGCTGCGCTCCTCCTCGAGAATCTCCGGGTCGGGCGTCTGTCCCCACCATCGCTCGGCGGGCTCGGAGATGTAGTGGCTGGTCCCCAGCACCGGCACACCGGTCTCATGGGCCAGCGCTCGCGCGGCGCGGTGGGTGTGCCACTGGTGGAAATGGATGAGGTCTGGCTTCTCCTCGTGGATGAGCTCGCGGCCTCGGTGAATCAGGTCGTCGTTGAAGACGCGGATGCCGCCCACCAGGGAGAGCTTTCCCGCCTGGGAGAGGCTGCCGCGGCTGGGCGGCATCATGTGCACGGTGAGGTTGGGCTCGCGGAGCACGGCGGGCTCGCCGGGCGTGTACGCCAGGACGGTGACCTTGCACCCGCCGCGCGCCAGCCCGCGGGCCAGCTCGTAGACATAGGTGCCCACACCGCCGGCCACGTTCGGCGTGTACTCCATGGCCAGGAGGAGCGCCTTCAGGGGTGGGGAGATAGGAGGTGCCATTGGGCTGTCTCTCAAAAAGGGTGTGGACGCGCGGCTAACGGCTGGCCGCGCCCTCCTTGGCGGTGAGCTCGGCCAGGATTCGCAGCAGGGCCTCCACCTCCGGGTCATCATGGCCGGGGCTCTTGCGCTGCTCGGCTACCAGGGCCGCCAGTCGAGCCACCGTCGGCGCCTCGAACAGCGATTGCAACGGCACCGTGAAGCCGAAGGTGTCCCGCAGCCGTCCCACCACCGTGGTGGCCAGCAGCGAGTGTCCACCGAGCGCGAAGAAGTCGTCGTGGACGCCCACCGGCCGCACGCCCAACACGTCCTCCCAGATGCGCGCCACCACCTGCTGGTCCTCGGTGTCGGGAGCCACGTAGGCCACGGCCAATGCGGGGCGGGAGTAGCCCGCGGCGGGGGCCTCACCGGGCTCCTCCGTTTCGGGGACGCGCTCCGCGGACGGCGCGGCGGCCAGGGCGCGGTGCCCGTCGGGGGAGACCCAGTAGCGCTTGCGCTCGAAGGGGTAGGTGGGCAGCCCGACGCGTTGGCGCCGTGCCTCGCCGTTGAAGGCTTCCCAGTCCACATCCACGCCGGACATCCAGAGCTGTCCCAGCGCGCCGAGCAGCACGGTCGTATCCGCCTGTCGCGTGTCCGGATGACGGAGCGAGGTCACCGTGGTGGGCGCCTGCCGGAGCGCGCCAGGCTGTGACGCGAAGGTGGTCAGCGTGCGGCCGGGGCCGACCTCCAGGAGCACCTGCGCGGGTTGTAGCTGCGCGAGCCCCGCGGCGAAGCGGACTGGCTGACGCAGGTGGCGGGCCCAGTAGGCCGGGTCCTTCGCCTCGGCGGCCGTCACCCACGTGCCGGTGACGTTGGAGAGGAAGGGAATCTGCGGCGCGGACAGCTTCATCCGGCGCAGGCGCTCGGTGAAGGGCGCGACGATGGGGTCCATCATCGCCGAGTGGAACGCGTGCGAGGTGTGCAGGCGACGTGACTGGACGCCACGTGCGTCCAGCCGGGCCTTCAGCGCGTCCACGGCGTCGTCGGGGCCGGCGACCACCGTCATCGACGGCGCGTTCACCGCGGCCACGGACAGCCGCGCATCCAGCGACGACACCAGCTCCGCTTCCGACAGCGCGACGGAGAGCATTGCGCCCGGCGGCAGGTCCTGCATCAACTGGCCCCGTGCGGCCACCAGGGCTAGCGCGTCCGGCAAGGTGAAGACGCCCGCGAGGCACGCGGCCACGTACTCACCGATACTGTGGCCCACCATGGCCTCGGGCCGCACGCCCCAGGACATCCACAGCCGCGCGAGCGCGTACTCGATGATGAAGAGGGCCGGCTGGGCCAACCGCGTCTGCTGCAACTGCCGCTGGGCTTCCTCGGCGCGGTCCGCGGCGGGGAAGAGGACCTCGCGCAGGTCCACCTTGAGGTGCGGGATGAGCCGGGTGGCGCAGTCGTCCACGTCCGCGCGGAACCCACGCTCGTTCTCGTACAAACCCTGCGCCATGCCCGCGTACTGCGCGCCCTGGCCAGGGAACATGAACACGGTGGGGCGGCTGGTGCGCTCCTCGGTGGCGGAGAGCTGCCGGCTGATGTCGCCCAGCGCCGTGAGCGTGTCCTCACGTCCCTGACAAACGATGGCGCGGCGGTGCGGGTGGCGCCGCCTGCCCACTTGGAGCGTGTACGCCACGTCCGCGGGCTCCAGGCCCTTGTTCGCGCGGAGGTGCTCCTCCAGCCGGGAGGCCTGCGCGGCGAGCGCCGTGGGTGTGCGCGCCGACAGGATCAGGAGTTGGTGCGAGCGCGTGGACGAAACCGGAGCGCGGGAGGGCGGCTCCTCCAGGATGACATGGGCGTTGGTGCCGCCCATGCCGAAGCTGCTCACGCCGGCGCGCCGAGGCTCGCGGGCGGGTGCCTTCCACTCGCGCAGCTTCGTGTTGACGTAGAAGGGGCTCGCGTCCCAGGGGATGTTGGGGTTCGGCGTCTCGAAGTTGAGGCTGGGTGGCAGCTTGCGGTGCTTCAGCGCCAGCGCCGTCTTGATGAGGCCCGCCACGCCCGCCGCCGCGTCCAGGTGGCCCAGGTTGGGCTTGATGGAGCCCAGGGCGCAGGTGCGCGGTCCGGCGGCCTCGTCGCCGAAGGCGCGGATGAGGGCCTGCACTTCGATGGGGTCTCCCAGCGCGGTGCCGGTGCCGTGCGCCTCCACGTAGCCGATGCTCCCGGCCGATACGCCCGCGCTGCCCAGGGCCTCGGAGATGACGGCGGCCTGGCCCTCGACGCCCGGCGCGGTGTAGCCCACACGCGCGGCGCCGTCGTTGTTCACCGCGGAGCCCTTGATGACCGCGTAGATGGGGCTGCCATCCGCCAGCGCATCTTCCAGGCGCCGCAGCGCCACCACGCCCGCGCCGCTGCCGAAGACGATGCCCTTGGCCTGCGCGTCGAAGGGGCGGCAGTGCCCGTCCGGCGACAGGATGCCGCCATCCACGTAGCGGTAGCCGCCCTGAATCTGGAGGTTGATGGACACGCCGCCCGCGAGCGCGAGGTCACACTCCTGGTTGAGCAGGCTCTGACAGGCGACGTGGACCGCGACCAGCGACGTGGAGCACGCGCTCTCGATGTTGAAGCTGGGGCCGCGCAGGTCCAGCTTGTAGGCGGCCCGCGTGGTGAGGAAGCTGCCCGCGTTGCCCAGGTTGAGCTGGAGCGGGTCCGCCGTGCGCATCAGCTCCGCGTTCCCCATGAGGTTGAGCAGCAGGTAGGTGCTCAGGGCCTGTCCGCCGAAGACACCCACCAACAGCTCGGGAGTCGGCGCGCCATGGCCCGCGTCCTCCAATGCCTCCAGCGCGCACTCCAGGAAGAGGCGTTGCTGCGGGTCCATGACCTCCGCTTCGCGCGGCGTGTAGCCGAAGAAGGCCGCGTCGAAGCCCGCAACGTCGTCCAGCCGTGAGGCCACCTTCACGAAGTGCGGATCCTTCAGCACCTCGGTGGGCAGGCCCGCCTTGAGGACTGCCTCGTCCGAAAGCGGCTCAATGGACTCCACGCCGTCGCAGAGGTTGCGCCACAGATCCTCCAGGCTGCGCGCGCCTGGGAAGCGCCCGGCCATGCCGGTGATTGCGATCTCCATCCCCGTGTTGCTGTCCGACACGCTGTCCCCCTCTTGCGCTCAGTTCCCCGACTGGCGCCGCTGCTGGATGAGCTCCCGACGCCTGGCTCCGCGGCTTCGCCGGTCACTGGTGGTGGCCGACGCCTGTTCCTGCCCTCGGGTCAGCAGCCGGGCCATGGCGCTGAGCGTGGGGTTCTCGAAGAGCGACACCACCGGCAGGTCCTTGCCGAAGCGGCGCTTCACCTCGTTGATGACCTTCAGGCCAATCAGCGAGTTCCCACCGAGCTCGAAGAAGTTCTCGTGCAGCGCCACGCTCTCCACGCCCAGGAAGCGCTGCCAGATGTCCGCCAGCTCGCGCTCCGCCTCGTCCATGCTGGCGGGCGCCGCGCGCTCGGCCGCCGGCGCGGCGTCTGTCTCCATGGGGCCCATCAAGTCTTGGAGCAGCGAGGCGCTGCGCGCCATGGCCGCTCGGAGGTCCTCGGTGGACACCACGACGTGGGTGGGGGCCTGCGCCAACACGCGCTCGAAGACGTCCACGCCCTCGGCCGGTGTCAGGGCATGGGCCAGCATCGCCTCCCGCATCGGGTTGGCGCCGTCCGGCATCTGCGTCGTTACGGCCTGGCCCACCTCGCGCCAGGTATCCCAGGCCAGGGAGATGATCGGCACGTTCCCCGTCGCCGCGGCCTGGTGAGCGAAGGCATCCTGGAAGGCGCACGCGGCGCAGTGGTCAATCTGCCCGGGCTCCGCCGTGTAGGCGGTGCGAGACGAGCAGAGCACGAAGAAGTCCAAGGGCGTGTCGCGCAGCAGCGCGTGCAGGATCCAGGTGCCCGACACCTTGGGGCGCAGGACGTCCTCCACGGCCTTCTGCGTGCGGAGCTGGGCCAGTCCGCCCGCGGGCACGCCGGCGGCGTGGATGACGCCGTGGAGTTCGCCAAAGGCCTGTCGCGCCTGGCGCAGCACCTCGGCCATCTGCTCGGCGTCGCCCACGTCCGCCGGGAGGACCAGGACCTCGGAGCCGAGGGCCTCTAGCGCCAGCACCTGGCGAATGCGCTGACTCACCCGGTCCTGCTCACCGTGCTCGGTGATCCAGGTGTCCCAGGTGTCACGTTCCGGCAGGGCATTGCGGCCCACCAGCACCAGCCGGGCCTGGACCTGCCGCGCGAGCGACTCCGCCAGCACCAGGCCGATGCCACCCAGTCCGCCGGTGATGAGGTACGTGCCTCGCGGACGCAGGCGCGACGGCGCATCCGCGGCGGGCGCGGAGATGCGTACCTGCTCGAACGACTGTTCCCAGCGGCTCGGGCCCCGGAGCGCCACGGCGCCGTTGGAGGAACCCGTGGCCAGCTCACCCACCATCCGCGCCACCAGGGCCTGGAGCGTCTTGCTACAGCGTGGGGCCTCCACGTCGATCGACCGACATGACAGGCCCGGCACCTCGTGCGGCAGCACGCGGCAGGCACCCAGGAGCGTGGCCTTCTCCGGGGCCAGCACCTCATGTCCGGTGACGGCCTGCACGCCGCTGGAGACCACCGTCATTTGCACGGGCCCGGACGCGCTCTGGCCAGCCAGGGCCTGTGAGAGGAAGAGCAGGCTGAAGAAGCCGGTGCGCTGGGCGTGCTCCAGGCCCGCCAGTCCTTCTCCCGCGGAGTCCACGCTCCACAGGTGGACGATGCGCTCGGGCCGGCAGGAGTCCTCGGCGAGCGCATTCAGCAGCGCCGCGTAGGTCTCCGGGCGGGTTGGGTCCACTTCGAAGACGCCGTCATCCACGCGGCGGAAGTCGGAGCCCTGCGATACCCGGGTGACCCGGCCGCCGCTCTCCGCCAGCCGTGTCGCCAAGGCGTCTCCCAGCCCGCCGGTGTCGGTGAAGACGAGCCAGTTCTGGGGCGCGGCGGTGGTCGCGCGCGGTGCGAGCGTGCGCTTCCAGGATGGCAGATAGAACCAGTCCGCCGCGTCCTTGCGCCGGGCGAGCGAGACGTCGCTGGCGATCGCGATACCGGCTGCATTCGGCTCCAGCCAGTGCCGCTTGCGATCGAAGGGGTAGGTGGGCAGCACCACGCGCCGGCGCTGCTCTCCGGCTTGGAGACGCCGCCAGTCCATGGGCACACCCGCCGCCCAGAGCCGGCCCAGCGTGGTGAGGACGAAGCGCATGTCGGAGCCGGGCTCACGAGGCGCCCGCATTGACGTGAGCACCACGGTGGGCTGGCCACGCTCCACCTGCAGGCGCGCGAGCGAGCCCAGCGTCCGCCCAGGACCGACCTCCAGCAGCACGCGCGACGGGTTCTCCAGCAGGCAACGCACGCCCGGACCGAAGCGCACCGTCTGCCGCAGGTGGCGCACCCAGTACCTCGGGTCGGTGGCCTCCTCCTCGGTCACCCATGTCCCCGTGACGCCAGAGACGAAGGGCTGCGTCGGCGTCTGGAGCTTCAGCCGCCCGACGAAGGCCGCGAACGCCGGCAGGATGGAGTCGATGAGGTGGGAGTGCGCGGCCACGTCGATGTGGACGCGGCGGTGCTCGATGCCTCGCGTCGCCAGGTCGGCGGAGAGCGCATCCACCGAGGCGGTGTCGCCGGCCACCACGCATTGCGACGGTCCGTTGACGGCGGCCAGGGACAGGTGCTCGCCCAGCATCGGCAGCAGCTCCTGTTCGGACAGGGCCACGCTCACCATCGCGCCGGAGGGAAGCTGCTCGAAGAGGCGGCCACGCTCGGCCACCAACGCCAGCGCGTCCTCCAGCGAGAAGACACCCGCGAGGCAGGCGGCCACGTACTCGCCCATGCTGTGGCCAATCATCGCCTCGGGCCGGATGCCCCAGGACTCCCACAGCCTGGCCAGCGCGTACTCCACCGTGAAGAGCGCGGGCAGGCCCACGGAGGGACGAGGAAGGGGCGCGCCTGCGTCCGCGTCGCCCGCCGGGTACAGCACCGTGCGAAGCGACGGTCCGCCGCGGCGCTGGAAGCTGGCGGCGCACGCGTCGAAGGCTTCGCGGAAGGCGGGCTCCTTCTCGTACAGCTCCTGCCCCATGCGCAGGTGCTGCGCGCCACCGCCGGGGAAGAGGAACACGACAGAACGGCCACCGTCCTTGGCCACGTCCGTGAACACGCGCTCGGGGTTCATCTCGGACAGCACCGTGGCCGCGTCCTCGCCACTCTCGCAGACCACGACGCGCCGGTGCGGGAAGGCCTTGCGGCCAATCTGGAGGGTGTAGGCCACGTCCGCCAGGGACTGCTCGGGGCGCGCCTCCAGGTGCGTGCCCAGGTTCTGGGTGAGCGCGTCGAGCGCGGCCGGCTTCTTCGCGGAGAGCACCAGCAATTGCCAGGGCCGCGACGGACCGGAGGGCGCTGGGGGCGGCGGCGCTTCCAGCAGTGCGTGGGCGTTGGTGCCACCAATGCCGAAGGAACTCACGCCCGCGCGGCGCCGGTGGTCATGCGGCTGCCAGTCCCGCAACGCGGCATTCACGAAGAAGGGGCTGCGCGCCCAATCGATGTTCGGGTTGGGCGTGCGGCAGTGGAGGGTGGGGGGGATGCGTCCGTGCTCCACCGCCAGGGCCGTCTTGATGAGCCCTGCTACGCCGGCCGCCGCGTCCAGGTGGCCGATGTTCGACTTGACCGACCCGAGCGCGCAGAAGCTGGTGGCCTCGGTGCCGGCGCGGAAGGCGCTCGTCAGCGCGGAGACCTCGACCGGATCTCCCAGCAGGGTGCCGGTGCCGTGCGTCTCCACGTAACCCACGGTGTCCGGCGTCACGCCCGCCAGGGCGTGGGTGCGGGCGATGACCTCCGCCTGTCCCTCGGCGCTGGGCGCGGTGTAGCCGAGCTTCGAGGCACCGTCGTTGTTGATGGCGGAGGCCCGGATGACGGCGTGGATGTGGCTGCCGTCCGCGAGCGCGTCATCCAGCCGCTTGAGCACCACCACGCCCACGCCGCTGCCGAAGAGCGTTCCCTGGGCCTGTGCATCGAAGGGACGGCAGTGACCGTCCGGCGACGCGATGCCGCCGGGCTGGTGCACGTAGCCCGTGCGCTGGGGCACGTCCACGGACACGCCGCCCGCGATGGCCACGTCACACTGGAAGCCCATCAGTGACTGGCAGGCCAGGTGGGTGGCGACCAGCGACGTGGAGCAACCCGTCTGGACATCCAGGCTGGGGCCCTTGAGGTCCAGGTGGTACGCCAGCCGCGTGGC is drawn from Myxococcus xanthus and contains these coding sequences:
- a CDS encoding type I polyketide synthase — encoded protein: MSEDNLSEGDDLAIAIVGMAGRFPGSPDVETFWRNLCEGVEGIRFFTDDELKARGVPEERLRQPGFVRAGAVLDQVDAFDASFFGYSPREAALMDPQHRIFLECAWEAIERAGHGLDTESRSVGVFAGTSLSTYLLFNLRTHPELLESSDSFQVMIGNDKDFLATRLAYHLDLKGPSLDVQTGCSTSLVATHLACQSLMGFQCDVAIAGGVSVDVPQRTGYVHQPGGIASPDGHCRPFDAQAQGTLFGSGVGVVVLKRLDDALADGSHIHAVIRASAINNDGASKLGYTAPSAEGQAEVIARTHALAGVTPDTVGYVETHGTGTLLGDPVEVSALTSAFRAGTEATSFCALGSVKSNIGHLDAAAGVAGLIKTALAVEHGRIPPTLHCRTPNPNIDWARSPFFVNAALRDWQPHDHRRRAGVSSFGIGGTNAHALLEAPPPPAPSGPSRPWQLLVLSAKKPAALDALTQNLGTHLEARPEQSLADVAYTLQIGRKAFPHRRVVVCESGEDAATVLSEMNPERVFTDVAKDGGRSVVFLFPGGGAQHLRMGQELYEKEPAFREAFDACAASFQRRGGPSLRTVLYPAGDADAGAPLPRPSVGLPALFTVEYALARLWESWGIRPEAMIGHSMGEYVAACLAGVFSLEDALALVAERGRLFEQLPSGAMVSVALSEQELLPMLGEHLSLAAVNGPSQCVVAGDTASVDALSADLATRGIEHRRVHIDVAAHSHLIDSILPAFAAFVGRLKLQTPTQPFVSGVTGTWVTEEEATDPRYWVRHLRQTVRFGPGVRCLLENPSRVLLEVGPGRTLGSLARLQVERGQPTVVLTSMRAPREPGSDMRFVLTTLGRLWAAGVPMDWRRLQAGEQRRRVVLPTYPFDRKRHWLEPNAAGIAIASDVSLARRKDAADWFYLPSWKRTLAPRATTAAPQNWLVFTDTGGLGDALATRLAESGGRVTRVSQGSDFRRVDDGVFEVDPTRPETYAALLNALAEDSCRPERIVHLWSVDSAGEGLAGLEHAQRTGFFSLLFLSQALAGQSASGPVQMTVVSSGVQAVTGHEVLAPEKATLLGACRVLPHEVPGLSCRSIDVEAPRCSKTLQALVARMVGELATGSSNGAVALRGPSRWEQSFEQVRISAPAADAPSRLRPRGTYLITGGLGGIGLVLAESLARQVQARLVLVGRNALPERDTWDTWITEHGEQDRVSQRIRQVLALEALGSEVLVLPADVGDAEQMAEVLRQARQAFGELHGVIHAAGVPAGGLAQLRTQKAVEDVLRPKVSGTWILHALLRDTPLDFFVLCSSRTAYTAEPGQIDHCAACAFQDAFAHQAAATGNVPIISLAWDTWREVGQAVTTQMPDGANPMREAMLAHALTPAEGVDVFERVLAQAPTHVVVSTEDLRAAMARSASLLQDLMGPMETDAAPAAERAAPASMDEAERELADIWQRFLGVESVALHENFFELGGNSLIGLKVINEVKRRFGKDLPVVSLFENPTLSAMARLLTRGQEQASATTSDRRSRGARRRELIQQRRQSGN